The following coding sequences are from one uncultured Desulfobacter sp. window:
- a CDS encoding HAMP domain-containing methyl-accepting chemotaxis protein gives MGKLNDLSIRLKLFLGFGVVCIFFVIIGIMINSLNNRTIGELDAAKSEVLPHTMNFIEIKRDIEQIQQWLTDISATRAAEGYDDGYAEAETYYKDAVKRTDHSIIEHDRYGEDEMVALLKDMKKSLEDYYTMGQKMAKAYIESGPEKGNPMMEEFDPFAEKLAGIIDQIVDEHKAELMNSFASIKAHSISNTKTITIGIIAGLIFSVLTAYGISQSIASPLRKAVDFAGYVAKGNFDQTLILKQKDEVGVLADSLNKMTSSLKKLIIDMKDSTTTVNVSSSKIKGLSDNITASSRDTVEKSNTVSEAAKEMSSNMNSVASATEQAADSIQTVVAAVEEMTATIAEISNNISKGSQTTGHAVEKANQVSVKIDELGSAASLISKVTDTIKDISEQTNLLALNATIEAARAGEAGKGFAVVAGEIKALAQQTADATGEINERIKGVQSSTEESVSSIQEIVGVINEINEIVNTVAAAIEEQSATTQEISNNIVQAGQGIQDVNQNVSQASVVTGEIAQDINYVNQAAQEADQDSGKILEGVEDLVKVTEKLKDTVSLFKI, from the coding sequence GAAAATTAAACGATTTGTCCATCAGGCTGAAACTCTTTTTGGGATTTGGAGTTGTCTGTATTTTTTTTGTTATTATTGGCATTATGATCAATAGTCTCAACAATAGAACTATTGGAGAACTGGACGCGGCCAAATCTGAAGTGCTGCCCCATACTATGAATTTTATTGAAATCAAACGGGATATTGAACAGATTCAGCAGTGGCTCACCGACATATCTGCCACAAGGGCTGCAGAAGGCTATGATGATGGATATGCAGAAGCTGAAACCTATTACAAGGATGCAGTTAAAAGAACTGATCACTCCATTATTGAGCACGACAGGTATGGCGAAGATGAAATGGTGGCATTGCTTAAAGATATGAAAAAAAGCCTGGAAGATTACTACACCATGGGCCAAAAAATGGCTAAAGCCTATATCGAAAGCGGCCCGGAAAAAGGCAACCCCATGATGGAAGAGTTTGACCCGTTTGCTGAAAAACTGGCCGGGATCATAGATCAAATTGTTGATGAGCACAAAGCGGAGTTGATGAACTCTTTTGCGTCGATTAAGGCTCACAGCATTTCAAATACAAAAACGATCACTATCGGGATTATTGCCGGTTTAATTTTTTCGGTCCTCACAGCGTATGGTATCAGCCAGTCTATAGCCAGCCCCCTTCGCAAGGCCGTGGATTTTGCGGGTTATGTGGCAAAAGGTAATTTTGATCAGACCCTTATTCTCAAGCAAAAAGATGAAGTCGGAGTTCTTGCCGATTCTCTTAACAAGATGACCTCAAGCTTAAAAAAACTTATAATTGATATGAAAGATAGCACAACAACCGTGAATGTATCTTCCTCGAAAATTAAAGGCCTTTCAGATAATATCACCGCAAGTTCACGGGATACGGTTGAAAAATCAAATACGGTTTCTGAAGCAGCAAAAGAGATGAGCAGCAATATGAATTCTGTTGCATCTGCCACGGAGCAAGCGGCTGACAGCATCCAGACTGTTGTTGCTGCAGTTGAAGAGATGACTGCCACCATAGCCGAAATCTCAAATAATATTTCCAAGGGAAGCCAGACCACCGGTCATGCAGTTGAAAAAGCCAACCAGGTATCTGTCAAAATTGATGAGCTTGGCTCCGCAGCGTCTCTGATCTCTAAGGTGACCGACACCATCAAAGATATTTCTGAACAGACCAATCTCCTAGCTTTGAACGCCACCATTGAAGCGGCACGTGCTGGAGAAGCAGGAAAAGGGTTTGCCGTAGTTGCAGGAGAAATAAAAGCCCTTGCTCAACAAACAGCAGATGCAACCGGTGAGATCAATGAACGGATTAAAGGTGTTCAATCCAGCACTGAAGAATCTGTATCATCCATCCAGGAAATCGTCGGTGTTATCAATGAAATTAACGAAATTGTAAACACCGTTGCGGCTGCCATTGAAGAGCAGTCCGCCACTACACAGGAGATATCAAATAATATTGTCCAGGCAGGCCAGGGTATCCAGGACGTTAACCAGAATGTCAGCCAAGCTTCTGTTGTTACCGGAGAAATTGCTCAGGATATTAATTATGTGAACCAGGCTGCCCAGGAAGCAGACCAGGACAGTGGTAAGATACTGGAAGGTGTGGAGGACCTTGTCAAGGTTACTGAAAAACTGAAGGACACTGTAAGCCTGTTTAAAATTTAG
- a CDS encoding ABC transporter ATP-binding protein, translating into MNMVEVKDVSKTYEQGKVSVHALGHISLCVKKGEFCALAGPSGSGKTTLLNLIGGLDTPSQGEIILDGDTLTGLSQSKLADIRLNKIGFVFQAYNIIPVLSARENVEYVMLMQGVPGKQRTERARSVLDDVGLSGMHDRRPSELSGGQQQRVAVARALVSNPSIILADEPTANLDSQTGQGLLEMMARMNEQRRVTFIFSTHDQMVMGFSRRIIRLKDGVIVDDHIK; encoded by the coding sequence ATGAATATGGTCGAAGTCAAAGATGTCAGCAAAACATACGAACAGGGCAAAGTTTCGGTGCATGCCCTGGGCCACATATCCCTTTGTGTTAAAAAAGGGGAGTTTTGTGCCCTTGCAGGGCCGTCGGGATCAGGAAAAACCACCCTGCTCAATCTGATAGGCGGGCTGGACACCCCCAGCCAGGGAGAAATCATTCTGGACGGCGACACGCTCACTGGGTTGTCCCAGTCAAAACTTGCGGACATACGCCTGAACAAAATCGGCTTTGTATTCCAGGCCTATAATATCATCCCGGTGCTGTCGGCCCGGGAAAACGTGGAATATGTGATGCTTATGCAGGGTGTGCCCGGAAAACAAAGGACAGAGCGTGCCAGGTCTGTTCTGGATGATGTGGGGCTTTCGGGCATGCACGACAGACGGCCGTCAGAACTGTCCGGGGGCCAGCAGCAGCGGGTGGCGGTGGCGAGAGCCCTGGTCTCCAATCCGTCCATCATCCTTGCGGACGAACCCACGGCCAACCTGGATTCCCAGACTGGACAGGGCCTTTTGGAAATGATGGCCCGGATGAATGAACAGCGCCGGGTCACTTTTATCTTTTCCACCCATGACCAGATGGTAATGGGATTTTCCCGAAGAATCATCCGGCTCAAGGACGGGGTGATTGTTGATGACCATATCAAGTAG
- a CDS encoding ATP-binding protein, translating to MPKRSFSIRTKLIAIFVLIKVLPLVALAWFSWRVISDLADTLKTQTEQVTQETNTLVGGIADMATNNSIEALDNRSREAIERLTTDTARQVACFLYDRDVDIRLAAHITPGKKAYQKFLSGRTRKVVMDDGKWTMNEDGTKWIPATPDPLTYKKVTARIEDNRNQFHYRPPEADGVVEYRPLYLEMTYVDLSGMEKFKVSNTPLLPETLRDVSKRENTFCKAETYFESLKNLKPGGIYVSDVIGAYVKGFLPGGVYNTVRAQKAGIPFEPERSGYAGLENPLGIRFKGLVRWATPVVVEGEITGFVTLALDHTHIMEFTDHVIPTDDRYCVTSNAGSGNYAFMWDYKGRNISHPRDYFIVGYDPDTGHQTVPWLEESLYAKWLSCNCAMAEFETQVPWFDAQSLEKKPAEELTRQGYLGLDGRFLNFAPQCTGWHTLTQHGGSGSFLIFWSKLWKLTTAAAIPYYTGHYGDHPRGFGYVTIGANVDEFHKPAMHTAAVIKSTRKEFESNLTRQKENNLAYLRRTLHDTAIKMTLSTGIMIVLVIFIALWMAATLTGKITKMIRGINHFQKRDMDYRLEETSNDEIGQLTCSFNDMADSIQQYLMVMEEAQKNTELANSRLKKEVAERKAAQVELSLHRDQLEHMVKRRTAQLETQILERERAEEELMQAEKMAALGQLIAGIAHEINTPMGAIKSSGSNILDFHKKLQNDIPDLIKKLDDKHLTLFFSLLDRFPKKMVLRTSREERKIIRALGDNLSKNGIKCSRQTAFFLVQMNVHNQWEIFKPLLFHPESEFILETAYSLHSITSNTENINQAVDRVSKIIYALKSYIRQSDSDEKTKTDIIDSIETVLTIYHNQIKQNTQLIREYDTIDTILGYPDELSQVWTNLIYNALQAMDYKGVLTIQVKNIDAHVQICITDTGCGIPQEHRNKIFQPFFTTKKRGEGSGLGLDIVAKIIKKHDGKIDFESDVGKGTTFTILLPKIRVNHG from the coding sequence ATGCCGAAACGATCATTTAGTATCCGTACCAAGCTGATTGCTATTTTCGTATTGATAAAAGTGCTTCCCCTGGTCGCATTGGCGTGGTTTTCCTGGCGGGTTATTTCCGATCTGGCCGATACATTGAAAACACAGACTGAACAGGTGACCCAAGAGACCAATACCCTTGTTGGCGGTATTGCGGATATGGCAACAAATAACTCCATTGAAGCGTTGGATAACCGTTCCAGAGAAGCCATTGAACGCCTGACCACAGATACGGCACGGCAGGTGGCTTGCTTCTTGTACGACCGTGATGTGGATATCCGGTTGGCCGCCCATATCACACCGGGGAAAAAGGCATACCAGAAATTTTTATCCGGACGGACCCGCAAGGTGGTCATGGATGACGGCAAATGGACGATGAATGAAGACGGTACAAAATGGATTCCTGCGACCCCTGATCCGTTGACGTATAAAAAAGTGACGGCAAGGATCGAAGATAACCGGAATCAGTTTCATTATCGGCCGCCTGAAGCCGACGGCGTGGTCGAATATCGTCCCTTGTATCTTGAAATGACATATGTGGATCTGTCAGGCATGGAGAAGTTTAAGGTCTCCAACACCCCCCTTTTGCCTGAAACCCTGCGGGATGTCTCCAAACGGGAAAATACCTTTTGTAAGGCGGAAACCTATTTTGAATCCTTGAAAAACCTTAAACCCGGTGGGATTTATGTCTCCGATGTCATCGGGGCCTATGTGAAAGGCTTTTTACCTGGCGGCGTTTACAACACAGTCCGGGCCCAAAAGGCGGGCATCCCATTTGAACCGGAACGTTCGGGCTATGCCGGCCTTGAAAACCCTCTGGGTATCCGTTTTAAAGGCCTGGTGCGATGGGCGACACCTGTGGTGGTTGAAGGTGAAATCACCGGGTTTGTCACCCTGGCCCTGGACCATACCCATATCATGGAATTTACCGATCATGTCATCCCCACCGATGACCGGTATTGCGTGACGTCCAATGCCGGTTCCGGTAATTACGCATTCATGTGGGATTATAAGGGGCGAAATATTTCCCATCCCAGGGATTATTTTATTGTGGGATACGACCCAGACACCGGGCATCAAACCGTCCCGTGGCTTGAAGAATCCCTTTACGCCAAGTGGCTTTCGTGCAACTGCGCCATGGCGGAGTTTGAAACCCAGGTTCCCTGGTTTGACGCCCAGTCCCTGGAAAAAAAACCTGCCGAAGAACTGACCCGGCAAGGCTATCTGGGTCTGGATGGACGGTTTCTTAATTTTGCCCCCCAGTGCACCGGCTGGCATACCTTGACCCAGCATGGGGGGTCCGGCTCCTTTTTGATTTTCTGGAGTAAGTTGTGGAAACTGACCACAGCGGCGGCCATTCCCTATTACACCGGCCATTACGGAGATCATCCCAGGGGGTTTGGGTATGTCACCATCGGGGCCAATGTGGATGAATTTCATAAACCCGCGATGCATACTGCGGCCGTCATCAAGTCCACCCGAAAAGAGTTTGAATCCAATCTTACACGTCAAAAAGAGAACAATCTTGCCTATCTTCGCCGCACGCTCCATGACACCGCCATTAAAATGACCTTGTCCACAGGAATCATGATCGTATTGGTCATTTTTATTGCCCTGTGGATGGCAGCCACCCTGACCGGAAAAATCACCAAAATGATCCGGGGTATCAATCATTTCCAGAAAAGGGACATGGATTATCGCCTTGAAGAGACATCCAATGACGAGATCGGCCAACTGACCTGTTCATTTAATGACATGGCCGACAGTATCCAGCAATACCTGATGGTCATGGAAGAAGCACAAAAAAACACCGAACTTGCCAACAGTCGTTTAAAAAAAGAGGTTGCCGAAAGAAAGGCGGCCCAGGTGGAATTATCCTTGCACCGGGATCAGCTTGAGCACATGGTTAAAAGAAGGACAGCCCAGCTTGAGACCCAGATCCTTGAACGTGAACGGGCTGAAGAAGAGTTGATGCAGGCTGAAAAGATGGCGGCTTTGGGGCAGTTGATTGCCGGCATTGCCCATGAGATCAACACCCCCATGGGGGCCATTAAGTCCTCGGGCAGCAATATTTTAGATTTTCATAAAAAACTGCAGAACGATATCCCGGATTTGATCAAAAAACTGGATGATAAGCATTTGACGCTTTTTTTCAGTTTGTTGGACCGGTTCCCCAAAAAGATGGTGTTGAGAACCAGCCGGGAGGAACGTAAAATCATTCGAGCCCTTGGTGACAATTTGAGTAAGAACGGCATTAAGTGTTCCCGGCAAACGGCATTTTTTCTCGTTCAGATGAATGTGCATAACCAATGGGAGATATTCAAGCCGCTGTTATTTCACCCGGAATCTGAATTTATCCTTGAGACCGCTTACAGCCTTCATTCCATTACCAGTAACACCGAAAACATTAACCAGGCGGTGGACCGGGTCAGCAAAATTATCTATGCTTTGAAATCGTATATTCGTCAAAGTGACAGCGATGAAAAAACCAAAACAGATATTATTGACAGCATTGAGACCGTGCTGACCATTTATCACAATCAGATCAAACAAAATACCCAACTGATCCGGGAGTATGATACCATTGACACCATACTCGGGTATCCGGATGAGCTCAGTCAGGTCTGGACAAATTTGATTTACAACGCCCTGCAGGCCATGGATTATAAAGGGGTCTTAACCATCCAGGTAAAAAATATTGATGCCCATGTGCAAATTTGCATTACCGATACCGGCTGCGGCA